From Thermoflexus hugenholtzii JAD2:
CGTCCCATCCTCTACGTCAACCTCCCCTACAACGTGGGCTACCGCTGGTTCCGCGCTCGCTTTTATCCTTACATCTATGGGGGCGCAGGAGCCGTGCTCATCACCACGGACCGGGAGCTGGCCCGGTATATCCGACTAAACGGAGGCCCGGATCTCACGGGCCGGCCCCCGGGATGGGTGGAGAGCCGGCGCTTAGAGGCGCTTTATCCCAATTGGTTCACCCCCGCCCCGCCCATCGATTTCTCGAAGCTGCGGGACGCTCTGGAGGATCACGCGGTGTATGTGTTCCGGGAGGATCTCGCCTGGGTCCCCCTCCACGAAATCTGGCGGGTTCATGGGATATCCGACCGCGCGTATGCGGAGGCACCTCCCCTGGAGATCCTGGAGCCCAGCCCGCGCTTCGATGGGCGGATCGCGCTGCGCGGCTGGCGGATCGATCGGGAGGCCGGGGAGCTGATCCTGGCCTGGGAGGCCCTGGCCTCGCCGGAGCGCCGATGGCATGTGTTCGTCCATTTGCTGGACGAAAAGGGCGAGCTCCTCGGACAGGCCGACGGGCCGATGGCCGGTGGGCTGGCACCGACCGAGGCATGGCGGGCCGGGGATTGGGTGATCGACCGCCGCCCGCTCCCCCCGGGAGCATGGCCCGCTGCCCTCCGCCTCGGCCTCTATGATTTGGCCAGCGGGGAGCGGGCGACGGTGGAATGGGGAACGCTCAGGCCCCCGGACCGATACGTGGTTCTTGCAACCCCCCGATGAGATCCGGGCACCTCACCACATCCCCCACTCTGCCAGAGCATCCTCCTCCATCATGGAGGGATCCCACATCTCCATACTCAGGGTGACCTTCGTCGGCCGGCCGGTCACCTGCTCCGTCACGTAACGCACTTGCTCCAGCAGGTAGGGGCCGGCGGGGCAGAAGGGGGTGGTGAGGATCATGGTGATCTGCACCAAATCCGGCTGGACCTCGATGTTGCGAATCAGGCCCAGGGAGACCACGTTCATCCCGATCTCCGGGTCCACCACGGTGCGGAGGGCCTCACGGATCTTCTGGATCAGCTCCTCCTCGGATCCAGCGGGAGAAGCGGACAGGGGAGCCACCTCGTTCTCCGGCATCGGAGACCTCCTCAAAAAGGATGTTCGGGGGTGGAGGCAGGGGAACGGCCCTCGACTTCGGGGAGCGCGCCTCCCACCCTCGCCTCACGCGGCGGAGGGATAGGAGGGCTCCTCCCTCTGGAAGCTGACGGACGAAGGCGCGGCGGTTCGGATGATGAAGGTGCAGCAGAGATCGCCGCTCAGGATGCAACTGGAACGCTCCACGTCCGCCTCCAGGGTAAGGGCGATGAGGGTTCGATCCAGGTCGCACACCTCAGGATGATGATGGACCACATAATTGTAAGGGCAATTGTATTGATGGAGGCGGAGCTCATTGCCCAGGCGCTCCCATCGGGCCAGGAAACCTTCCTCCCCCAGCAGCTCCACCAGGGCCTCCAGCTTCTCCTCCAGAGTCCGGCAGGCCCGCACCCGCTCCCCATGCTCCACCGCGATCTCCTGCGCCATGGCGATGAAGAGACGGTGGATCTCCTCCTCGGGGAGACGGGATTTGAGCTCGTTGAGCAGACGAGCAGCCAGGCGATGGTAACCCTGGGGGAACTGGGAGAGGGCCTCCTCCCGCAGGAAGAACACCAGCCGGGGCCGGCCCACCCCCCGCCGCTCCACCTGCGCATCCACCAACCCTTGACGCTGCAGGATATTCAGATGATAATGGACGGTGACCGGCGTAAGCCCCAGCTCCTCGGCGAGCTGCGCCGCGGTCATCCGTCCCCGTTCCTTTAAACGCTGCAGGATCTGCTGTCGGGTCTGGCTCATCGATCGCCCACCTTCCCCAGGCATCGGGTCAGGAATCCGCCCTGCCGGGAGTCCGCATCATCCCCATCTTAGCCGGTTTCCCGCCTCCTGTCAATTTTGCAGATTTTTATGAAAAGTATTGACAAACACGGACGGGCGTGGTAAGATGAAGCCTGAGTCTACCCGTGAGGGGGAGAGCGATGGAGGACGCGCTGATCATCCGGGATCTCCACGTCCGTGTGGAGGGCAAGCCGGTCCTGCGGGGGGTGGATCTAACAGTGCGCAAGGGGGAGATCCACGCCCTGATGGGCCCGAACGGTTCCGGCAAGACCACCCTGGCCTACGTCCTGATGGGACATCCCGCTTACACGGTGGAGCGGGGGGAGGTGCTCTGGAAGGGGCAGAACGTCCTGGAGCTGCCGCCCGATGAGCGGGCCCATCTGGGGCTGTTCCTGGCCTTTCAGTATCCGGTGGCGGTGCCGGGGGTCACGGTGGCCAACTTCCTGCGCACGGCGCTGAACGAGCGCCGCAAGCGCCTGAACCCTGAGGACAAAGGGATCCCGATCCCAGAGTTCCGTAAGCTGTTGCGGGAGAAGCTGGCCATGCTGGGGCTGGAAGAGTCCTTTGCCACCCGTTATGTCAACGACGGCTTCTCCGGCGGCGAGAAGAAGCGCCTGGAGATCCTCCAGATGGCCGTGTTGCAGCCGGAGATGGCCATCCTGGATGAGACCGACTCGGGGCTGGACATCGACGGGGTGCGCACGGTGGCCGAGGGGATCAATCGGATCTTCGGCCCCCACATGGGGATCCTGCTCATCACCCACTATCAGCGGATCCTGAACTACGTGAAGCCTCACTTCGTTCACGTGATGTATAACGGCCGCATCGTGGCCTCCGGCGGGCCGGAGCTGGCCTTGGAGCTGGAGGAGAAGGGCTACGAGTGGCTGCGAGAGCAGTTTGCCGAGCAACCCACGGCCTGAGGGGGGATCATGGCGGCGGAGACCTTCGATCTGAGCGAGCTGGGCACGTATAAATACGGGTTCGCAATGCCCGAGCGTTACGTCTACAAGGCCCGCAAGGGCCTCTCCCGGGAGATCGTGGAAGAGATCTCCTGGCTGAAGGGGGAGCCCGACTGGATGCGGGAGTTCCGCCTGCGCGCGTTGGAGATCTTCCTCGCCAAGCCCATGCCCACCTGGGGGGCGGACCTCTCGGGGGTCAATTTCGATGACATCTACTACTACATCAAGCCCACCGACAAGAAGAGCCGCTCGTGGGACGAGGTGCCGGAGGAGATCCGGCGCACCTTCGAGCTCCTGGGCATCCCCGAGGCCGAGCGCAAGTTCCTGGCCGGAGTGGGCGCACAGTATGAAAGCGAGGTGGTTTACCACAACCTCCAGGAGCACCTGCGCAAGCTGGGCGTGATCTTCGTGGACACCGACACGGCGGTGCGGGAGTATCCGGACCTGGTGCGGGAATACTTCGGGACGGTGGTCCCGCCCGACGACAACAAGTTCGCCGCCCTGAACTCCGCCGTCTGGTCCGGCGGCTCCTTCATCTACGTGCCGCCGGGGGTCCACGTGGATCTCCCGCTTCAGGCCTACTTCCGCATCAACGCCCAGAACGTAGGCCAGTTCGAACGAACGCTGATCATCGCGGAGGAAGGATCTTTCGTTCATTATGTAGAGGGTTGTACTGCTCCAATATACACCACGGACTCCCTGCACAGCGCGGTGGTGGAGATCATCGTCAAGCCGGGTGCCCGGGTGCGCTACACCACGATTCAGAACTGGTCCACCAATGTCTACAACCTGGTGACCAAGCGAGCGGTGGTTTACCGGGATGCGGTGATGGAATGGGTCGACTGCAACCTGGGGTCCAAGGTGACCATGAAATACCCGAGCGTTTACCTGATGGAGCCGGGGGCCCGCGGGGAGATCCTGTCCATCGCTTTTGCGGGCCGCGGCCAGCATCAGGACGCGGGGGGGAAGGCGATCCACGCCGCTCCCCACACCCGCTCCCGCATCATCTCCAAGTCCATCAGCAAGGACGGGGGGCGCACCTCCTATCGGGGCTTGGTGCGGGTCTACCCGGGCGCCGAGGGATCCACGGTCAGCGTCAACTGCGACGCCCTGATCCTGGATGAGATCTCCCGCTCCGACACGTATCCGTATATGGAGATCGAGGAGGACAACGTCACCATCGGCCACGAGGCCACGGTGAGCAAGATCAGCGACGAGCAGCTCTTCTATCTGATGAGCCGGGGCATCCCCCAGGAAGAGGCGGCGGCGATGATCGTCACCGGCTTCGTCGAGCCCCTGGTGAAGGAACTGCCCATGGAATACGCCGTGGAGATGAACCGGCTCATCCGCCTGCAGATGTCCGGCTCGGTGGGTTAAACCACCGGGGTTGCAGGAGGAGGCCGGGCACCGGCGGCGCCCCGGCAGTGATCCATCGCCGGGGCGCCCCGGGGACCCGGGACCTCGCCGTCCGCCTGGACCGTTCCGCTCAGGAGCTTCCAGACGGATCATCTTCACCCATAACCCCACAGGAGGTCGAGATCCGCAATGGCGGAAGCATCGAAGATTCGCGAAGCGGCCCGGGGGATCGGGCCGGAGGCATTCCAGGCCTTCCTGGCCGCCCGGGAGGAACCCGATTGGCTCCGGCAAGCCCGCCGGGAGGCCTGGGAGATCCTGCGGGAGACCCCCAAGCCCGGCCCGACCGATGAAGCATGGCGGCGCACCGACATCCAGGCCCTGGCTGTGGAAGAGCTGGCCACCGTCCTTTTCCCGGACGGATCCTCCCCGGCCCTGGGGATGCGCCAAATCGTGGAGCCGAGCGAGGACCTGTCGGGGGGGCTGCTGTTGCTCGACAGCGGGGTGGCTCTGCACTGGCTGGATGAGCGCCTGCGCCGCCGGGGCCTGATCTTCACCGATTTGATCACCGCAGCCCGAGAGCATCCCGATCTCGTCGCCCCTTACCTGGGGCAGGTGGTCCGGCCGGGGGATGGCTTCTTCGCCGCGATGAACAGTGCCTTCTGGCGCAATGGCATCTTCTTGTATGTGCCGCGGGATCTGGAGGTCCCCTTGCCCCTGCGGGCGGTGATCGGCCTGCGGGAGCTGCCGACCGACATCTCCCGCATCCTGATCGTGGTGGAGCCGGGCGCTCGGGTGACCTTCATCGACGAGCGCCTGGCGGACGACGAGGTGGGGGCCGCCTTCCACAACGGGACGGTGGAGATCCACGTGAAGGAGAACGCCCACCTGACCTACATCGCCCTCCAGAACTGGGGCCGTTACATGTGGAACTTCACCCATGAGCGGGCCTTTGTGGACCGCGACAGCACCCTGGACTGGGTGGTGGTGGGGATGGGAGGCGGCGTCACCAAGACCTTCCTGGAGGCCGCTCTCATCGGCCGCGGGTCCACGGCCTACATGTCTGGCGTCTTCTTCCTGGACGGCCAGCAACACGCCGACTACGACACCGAGCAGGATCACATCGCGCCCTACACCAAAAGCGATCTGCTCTACAAGGTCGCCCTGAAGGATCGAGCCCGCTCCGTTTGGCAGGGGATGATCCGGGCACACCCCGGGGCCCAGAAGACCGACGCCTACCAAGCCAACCGCAACCTGATCCTCTCCCCCCATGCCCGGGCAGACTCCATCCCCGGCTTGGAGATCATGGCCAACGATCTGCGCTGCACCCACGGGGCCACCGTCGGCCAGATCAACGAGGAAGAGCTCTTCTATCTGATGTCCCGCGGCCTCTCCCGGACGGTCGCCACGCGGCTCATCGTGGAGGGGTTCTTCGCACCCGTCCTGGACCGTATCCCCGTGGCCGATGTCCGGCGCCAAGCGGATCATATCATCCACCGCAAGCTGGGCGTGCCACCGGAGGAGGAGTAGGGGCGATCCGGGAGGGGGGTCGCCCCTACCCGATTCACCTAAAATAGGGGATTAGGGAGCATTGATGCAGGACGGCCCGGCCCTTACAGGGGAACGTTTATCCGGGGAACATGTGGGGAGGACCCCTATGGGAAGCGTGGGGCTACAAGCCATCCTGGATGTGGAACGGATCCGGGCGGATTTCCCCATCCTCCACCAGACCGTGAACGGGAAACCCCTGGTGTTTTTGGACAGCGCGGCCAGCTCTCAGAAGCCCATCCCGGTGATCGAGGCGATGAACGCTTATTACCGCACCACCCACGCCAACGTCCACCGGGGGGTCTACCGCCTGAGCGAGCAGGCCACCGCCCTGTATGAGGAGGCCCGGCGCAAGATCGCCGCCTTCATCGGCGCCGCCTCCCCTAAAGAGATCATCTTCACCCGCAACGCCACCGAGGCCATCAACCTGGTGGCCTACGCCTGGGCCCGCCCCTTCCTGCGGGAGGGAGACGAGATCCTCCTCACGGAGATGGAGCACCACAGCAACCTGGTCCCCTGGTTCCTGGTGGCGCAGGAGAAGGGGCTCCGCATCCGATATATCCCCATCGACGAGGAAGGCCGCCTGCGGCTGGATCTGCTGGATGCGTTGATCACCGAGCGGACCCGGCTGGTGGCGGTGACGATGATGTCGAACGTGCTGGGGACCATCAACCCCCTCCGTCCGATCATCGAGAAGGCCCACGCGGTGGGGGCTGTCGTGTTGGTGGACGGCGCCCAGGGGGTTCCGCATCTCCCGGTGAACGTCCAGGAGCTGGGATGCGATTTCCTGGCCTTCTCCGGCCATAAGATGTGCGGCCCCACCGGGATCGGGGTGCTGTGGGGGCGGCGCGAGCTCCTGGAGGCTATGCCCCCCTTCCTGGGTGGCGGCGACATGATCCGCCGGGTCACCTTCGAGGGCGCGGAATGGAACGAGCTGCCCTACAAGTTCGAAGCGGGAACCCCGGCCATCGCCGAGGCCATCGGGCTGGGGGCGGCAGTGGA
This genomic window contains:
- a CDS encoding metal-sulfur cluster assembly factor, whose translation is MPENEVAPLSASPAGSEEELIQKIREALRTVVDPEIGMNVVSLGLIRNIEVQPDLVQITMILTTPFCPAGPYLLEQVRYVTEQVTGRPTKVTLSMEMWDPSMMEEDALAEWGMW
- a CDS encoding helix-turn-helix transcriptional regulator — translated: MSQTRQQILQRLKERGRMTAAQLAEELGLTPVTVHYHLNILQRQGLVDAQVERRGVGRPRLVFFLREEALSQFPQGYHRLAARLLNELKSRLPEEEIHRLFIAMAQEIAVEHGERVRACRTLEEKLEALVELLGEEGFLARWERLGNELRLHQYNCPYNYVVHHHPEVCDLDRTLIALTLEADVERSSCILSGDLCCTFIIRTAAPSSVSFQREEPSYPSAA
- the sufC gene encoding Fe-S cluster assembly ATPase SufC, with product MEDALIIRDLHVRVEGKPVLRGVDLTVRKGEIHALMGPNGSGKTTLAYVLMGHPAYTVERGEVLWKGQNVLELPPDERAHLGLFLAFQYPVAVPGVTVANFLRTALNERRKRLNPEDKGIPIPEFRKLLREKLAMLGLEESFATRYVNDGFSGGEKKRLEILQMAVLQPEMAILDETDSGLDIDGVRTVAEGINRIFGPHMGILLITHYQRILNYVKPHFVHVMYNGRIVASGGPELALELEEKGYEWLREQFAEQPTA
- the sufB gene encoding Fe-S cluster assembly protein SufB; the encoded protein is MAAETFDLSELGTYKYGFAMPERYVYKARKGLSREIVEEISWLKGEPDWMREFRLRALEIFLAKPMPTWGADLSGVNFDDIYYYIKPTDKKSRSWDEVPEEIRRTFELLGIPEAERKFLAGVGAQYESEVVYHNLQEHLRKLGVIFVDTDTAVREYPDLVREYFGTVVPPDDNKFAALNSAVWSGGSFIYVPPGVHVDLPLQAYFRINAQNVGQFERTLIIAEEGSFVHYVEGCTAPIYTTDSLHSAVVEIIVKPGARVRYTTIQNWSTNVYNLVTKRAVVYRDAVMEWVDCNLGSKVTMKYPSVYLMEPGARGEILSIAFAGRGQHQDAGGKAIHAAPHTRSRIISKSISKDGGRTSYRGLVRVYPGAEGSTVSVNCDALILDEISRSDTYPYMEIEEDNVTIGHEATVSKISDEQLFYLMSRGIPQEEAAAMIVTGFVEPLVKELPMEYAVEMNRLIRLQMSGSVG
- the sufD gene encoding Fe-S cluster assembly protein SufD; protein product: MAEASKIREAARGIGPEAFQAFLAAREEPDWLRQARREAWEILRETPKPGPTDEAWRRTDIQALAVEELATVLFPDGSSPALGMRQIVEPSEDLSGGLLLLDSGVALHWLDERLRRRGLIFTDLITAAREHPDLVAPYLGQVVRPGDGFFAAMNSAFWRNGIFLYVPRDLEVPLPLRAVIGLRELPTDISRILIVVEPGARVTFIDERLADDEVGAAFHNGTVEIHVKENAHLTYIALQNWGRYMWNFTHERAFVDRDSTLDWVVVGMGGGVTKTFLEAALIGRGSTAYMSGVFFLDGQQHADYDTEQDHIAPYTKSDLLYKVALKDRARSVWQGMIRAHPGAQKTDAYQANRNLILSPHARADSIPGLEIMANDLRCTHGATVGQINEEELFYLMSRGLSRTVATRLIVEGFFAPVLDRIPVADVRRQADHIIHRKLGVPPEEE
- a CDS encoding cysteine desulfurase, translating into MGSVGLQAILDVERIRADFPILHQTVNGKPLVFLDSAASSQKPIPVIEAMNAYYRTTHANVHRGVYRLSEQATALYEEARRKIAAFIGAASPKEIIFTRNATEAINLVAYAWARPFLREGDEILLTEMEHHSNLVPWFLVAQEKGLRIRYIPIDEEGRLRLDLLDALITERTRLVAVTMMSNVLGTINPLRPIIEKAHAVGAVVLVDGAQGVPHLPVNVQELGCDFLAFSGHKMCGPTGIGVLWGRRELLEAMPPFLGGGDMIRRVTFEGAEWNELPYKFEAGTPAIAEAIGLGAAVDYLSQIGLEAIHRHEQALAAYAMERLSEIPGLRIVGPPPAERGGVVAFAMDRIHPHDIATILDREGICIRAGHHCAMPLHERLGLTATARASFYLYNTMEEVDRLAEGLEIVRRTFRRPA